One window from the genome of Anopheles coluzzii chromosome X, AcolN3, whole genome shotgun sequence encodes:
- the LOC120955740 gene encoding platelet-activating factor acetylhydrolase IB subunit beta homolog yields the protein MSATTLPAICKDLDGDDRWLSIHKRFVAECKEKDPDVMFIGDCILESLQFTDYWNQHFVPMHCLNFSIRTDRTQNILWRLQNGELDNVRPKAIVLHAGTNNIGDSSEEVTEGILELVRTIRQKLPDVYIILPTLLPRGQQPNELRDKNDQVNRLLRERCIGINKVQIVTVDSGLIQSDGTISHHDMFDYLNLTNVGCKKVFEPVCDLLHQILTENERERDLTPSE from the exons ATGAGTGCGACGACGCTGCCTGCTATTTGCAAAGATCTGGACGGTGATGACCGATGGCTAAGCATC CACAAACGATTCGTGGCGGAATGCAAGGAGAAGGACCCGGACGTAATGTTTATCGGTGACTGCATACTCGAGTCGCTGCAGTTTACCGATTACTGGAACCAGCATTTTGTACCGATGCACTGCCTTAACTTTAGCATACGCACCGACCGAACGCAGAACATACTGTGGCGGCTGCAGAACGGTGAGCTGGACAACGTGCGCCCGAAAGCGATCGTACTGCACGCCGGCACGAACAACATCGGCGACTCGTCGGAGGAGGTGACGGAGGGTATTCTCGAGCTGGTGCGAACCATCCGCCAAAAGCTGCCGGATGTGTACATAATACTTCCG ACTCTATTGCCTCGTGGGCAGCAGCCGAACGAGCTAAGAGATAAAAACGACCAGGTGAACCGGTTGCTGCGCGAACGGTGCATCGGCATTAACAAGGTACAGATCGTGACGGTCGATAGTGGGCTCATACAGAGCGACGGAACGATCAGCCACCACGATATGTTCGACTATCTGAACCTCACCAATGTCGGCTGCAAAAAGGTGTTCGAGCCGGTGTGCGATCTGCTGCACCAGATTCTTACAGAAAACGAGCGGGAGCGCGACCTGACGCCCTCGGAGTAG